DNA from Mycobacterium sp. SMC-8:
CCCGGCTGCGCATGGAGATCGACTCGCGTCCCGTCGAGATCGACGAGGTCGAGCGGCTGGTCCGTCGCCTCGAGATCGAGGAGATGGCGCTGGAGAAGGAATCAGATGCTGCGTCGCGCGACCGTTTGGAGAAGCTGCGCTCCGAACTGGCCGATCAGAAGGAGAAGCTCTCCGAGCTGACCAGCAGGTGGCAGAACGAGAAGAACGCCATCGATGTCGTCCGCGAGCTCAAGGAACAGCTGGAGGACCTGCGCGGTGCGGCCGACCGGGCCGAACGCGACGGCGATCTGGCCAAGGCCGCCGAGCTGCGGTACGGCCGCATCCCCGAGGTCGAGAAGAAACTCGACGCCGCCGTTCCGCAAGCCGAGGCGCGCGAGAACGTGATGCTCAAGGAGGAGGTCGGCCCCGACGACATTGCCGATGTGGTGTCGGCCTGGACCGGCATCCCGGCCGGCCGGATGCTCGAAGGCGAAACGGCCAAGCTGCTGCGCATGGAGGACGAGCTGGGTAAGCGCGTCGTCGGCCAGAAAGCCGCGGTGCAGGCGGTGTCGGACGCGGTGCGGCGCAGCCGAGCCGGTGTCGCCGACCCGAACCGGCCGACGGGCTCATTCATGTTCCTCGGCCCGACCGGTGTCGGCAAGACCGAGCTAGCCAAGGCGCTGGCGGAGTTCCTGTTCGACGATGAGCGCGCGATGGTCCGCATCGACATGAGCGAGTATGGCGAGAAGCACTCGGTGGCCCGCCTGGTCGGAGCACCTCCCGGCTACGTCGGCTATGACCAGGGCGGTCAGCTGACCGAGGCGGTGCGGCGGCGTCCGTACACGGTGATCCTGTTCGACGAGATCGAGAAGGCCCACCCGGACGTGTTCGACGTGCTGTTGCAGGTGCTCGACGAGGGCAGGCTGACCGACGGCCAGGGCCGCACGGTGGACTTCCGCAACACCATCCTGATCCTGACGTCCAACCTGGGCGCCGGGGGCTCCGAGGAACAGGTGATGGCGGCGGTGCGCTCGGCGTTCAAGCCGGAGTTCATCAACCGGCTCGACGACGTGATCGTCTTCGACGGCCTGGAGCCCGGCGAGCTGGTGTCGATCGTCGACATCCAGCTGCAGCAGCTCGCCAAGCGGTTGGCGCAGCGCAGGCTGACCCTCGAGGTGTCCCTACCGGCCAAGCAGTGGCTCGCCCAGCGCGGGTTCGACCCGCTGTACGGTGCGCGCCCGCTGCGCAGGCTGATCCAGCAGGCGATCGGTGACCAGCTGGCGAAGATGCTGCTCGCGGGCGACGTGCACGACGGCGACGTGGTGCCGGTCAATGTGAGCCCGGACGGCGACAAGCTGGTGCTGGGCTGACCCTCGCCGAAATCGCGTTCCACGCGCTGAATTCGCTACTTGACGCGCGTGGAATGCGATTTCGCGGGAAGGGTGACCGGGTTGTGACCCATTCGGATTCGGAGAGCGCCGTGTCGAGCGGATACTCTTGACGCAATGGTTCCGCTTTGGTTCACGCTGTCCGCACTCTGTTTCGTGGGTGCGGCAGTTCTGCTGTACGTCGACCAGGACCGACGCCGCGGGCTCGGTCGTCGGCGTAAGTCGTGGGCGAAGTCGCACGGTTTCGACTACGAACACGAGTCGACCGACATCCTCAAGCGCTGGAAGCGTGGGGTCATGTCCACCGTCGGCGACGTGACGGCCCGTAACGTGGTGCTCGGGCAGATCCGCGGCGAGGCGGTGTTCATCTTCGATCTCGACGACGTCGCTACCGTGATCGCTCTGCACCGCAAGGTCGGCACCAACGTCGTCGTCGACATGCGTCTCAAGGGCGTCAAGGAGCCCCGCGAGAGCGACATCTGGCTGCTGGGGGCGATCGGTCCGCGCATGGTCTACTCCACGAATCTCGACGCGGCCCGCCGCGCCTGTGACCGCCGCATGGTGACGTTCGCCCACACCGCCCCGGATTGCGCGGAGATCATGTGGAACGAGCAGAACTGGACGCTGATCAGCATGCCGGTCACCAGTACCCGCGCCCAGTGGGACGAGGGGCTGCGCACGGTCCGGCAGTTCAACGACCTGCTGCGGGTGCTGCCGCCGGTCCCGTCCGCGGCCACCGGTCAGCCTGTCGCGCGCCGCACCGGCTCGCCGAGCCGCCCGCTCACCCCCGCCCCGGCGGGGCCGCCGCGGCCCGAGGCCGGTCGGCCCGATCCGCAGCGCCGCACACCGCCACCGCCGCCGCCGCGTAATGGGCGGCAGTCGCCGAACTATCAGCGATAAGTATCCTCTGGGGCATGCCACGCCCCGTCGCTCTGATCACCGGACCGACGTCCGGGCTCGGTGAGGGTTTCGCGCGCCGCTACGCCGCCGACGGCTATGACCTCGTGCTCGTCGCCCGCGACGCCGAGCGGCTGGAACGCCTCGGCGCCGAGCTGCGCGACGAGGCAGGCGCGCACGTCGAGGTGCTGCGCGCCGATCTGGCCGACGCCGCCGACCGCGCCGCCGTCGCCGACCGCCTGCGGGCCGGGGTCGACGTCCTGGTCAACAACGCCGGCTTCGGCACCTCCGGGGAATTCTGGACCGCCGACTACCAGATGCTGCAGGCCCAGCTCGACGTCAATGTCACCGCCGTCATGCAGCTCACCCATGCCGCGCTGCCGTCGATGCTGGCGGCCGGCTCGGGCACCGTGCTCAACGTGGCGTCCGTGGCCGGTCTGCTGCCCGGCCGCGGTTCGACCTATTCGGCGTCCAAGGCGTGGGTGGTGTCATTCTCCGAGGGGCTGGCCAACGGTCTCGGCGGCACCGGGGTGGGCGTGCACGCGGTGTGCCCGGGATTCGTGCACACCGAGTTCCATCAGCGCGCCGGCATCGACATGGCGGGCACCTCGTCGTTGCTGTGGCTGGAGGTCGACGACGTGGTGCGCGAGACGATGGCCGACGTCGCCAAGGGCAAGGTGGTGATCATCCCGGGCCTCCAGTACAAGGCGCTGACGGCCGGTAGCCGGGTCGTTCCGCGAAACCTGGTGCGCGCGTTGACGAAAGTGGTGGGCAAGGGCCGTGGGCGGACCTGAGAACCGGTGCGGGTAATCACGGTGCTGGCGGCGATCCTGCTTGCCGTCACGTCATGCTCCGCGCCGCAGGCCCGTGACGATGTCTTCTCCGCGGCCACCGCGACGATCGGCGAATCGCTGGCCATCCTGGGATGGAACATGTCGGTGGCCAACCTGCGCTTCGACGCCGAGAACGTGCTCGTCGACGTCGACGCGTCCCCGGCGCGGGAAGGTGAACCGCACGCCGCGCCCGAGGACCTCCGGTTCGGTCTCTATGGCGCGCTGGCCCACCCCCTGGAGGCGAACGCGATCGGCGGCTGTGACGACGTGACCAGCCTCGACATCCGACCGCTGACGGCGCCGACCCCGGACCGGCTGACCGGGACGGTCTGCCTCGGCCCGCTGCGCGACCAGTCCCAGGTGCGCGGCGTATACGTGTATTCGCCGCGCGACCGCATGCCCGGCACCACCGTCGCCTACCCCGCCGCGTTCCCGGTCGGGCTGCCGCCGACCACCGGAAGCGACACCGGCCTGTCGTTGAAGACCACCAGCGTCGACGCGTTCCGCGCCGACGGCGCCATGCTGGCTCCGTCGGCGTTGGGGGATCCGGCGGCGTTCCAGGGTGACGGCTACATGCT
Protein-coding regions in this window:
- the clpB gene encoding ATP-dependent chaperone ClpB, with protein sequence MDSFNPTTKTQAVLTSALQAATAAGNPQITPAHLLMALLTQNDGIAAPLLEAVGVEPATVRAETQRLLDRLPSVTGSSSQPQLAPQSIAAITAATNLATEMDDEYVSTEHLLVGLASNDTDVAKLLTGHGASPQALREAFVKVRGSARVTSPDPEGTYQALEKYSTDLTARAREGKLDPVIGRDTEIRRVVQVLSRRTKNNPVLIGEPGVGKTAIVEGLAQRIVAGDVPESLRDKTVVSLDLGSMVAGAKYRGEFEERLKAVLDDIKNSAGQIITFIDELHTIVGAGATGESAMDAGNMIKPMLARGELRLVGATTLDEYRKYIEKDAALERRFQQVLVGEPSVEDTVGILRGLKERYEVHHGVRITDSALVSAATLSDRYITARFLPDKAIDLVDEAASRLRMEIDSRPVEIDEVERLVRRLEIEEMALEKESDAASRDRLEKLRSELADQKEKLSELTSRWQNEKNAIDVVRELKEQLEDLRGAADRAERDGDLAKAAELRYGRIPEVEKKLDAAVPQAEARENVMLKEEVGPDDIADVVSAWTGIPAGRMLEGETAKLLRMEDELGKRVVGQKAAVQAVSDAVRRSRAGVADPNRPTGSFMFLGPTGVGKTELAKALAEFLFDDERAMVRIDMSEYGEKHSVARLVGAPPGYVGYDQGGQLTEAVRRRPYTVILFDEIEKAHPDVFDVLLQVLDEGRLTDGQGRTVDFRNTILILTSNLGAGGSEEQVMAAVRSAFKPEFINRLDDVIVFDGLEPGELVSIVDIQLQQLAKRLAQRRLTLEVSLPAKQWLAQRGFDPLYGARPLRRLIQQAIGDQLAKMLLAGDVHDGDVVPVNVSPDGDKLVLG
- the ttfA gene encoding trehalose monomycolate transport factor TtfA; this translates as MVPLWFTLSALCFVGAAVLLYVDQDRRRGLGRRRKSWAKSHGFDYEHESTDILKRWKRGVMSTVGDVTARNVVLGQIRGEAVFIFDLDDVATVIALHRKVGTNVVVDMRLKGVKEPRESDIWLLGAIGPRMVYSTNLDAARRACDRRMVTFAHTAPDCAEIMWNEQNWTLISMPVTSTRAQWDEGLRTVRQFNDLLRVLPPVPSAATGQPVARRTGSPSRPLTPAPAGPPRPEAGRPDPQRRTPPPPPPRNGRQSPNYQR
- a CDS encoding SDR family oxidoreductase; translation: MPRPVALITGPTSGLGEGFARRYAADGYDLVLVARDAERLERLGAELRDEAGAHVEVLRADLADAADRAAVADRLRAGVDVLVNNAGFGTSGEFWTADYQMLQAQLDVNVTAVMQLTHAALPSMLAAGSGTVLNVASVAGLLPGRGSTYSASKAWVVSFSEGLANGLGGTGVGVHAVCPGFVHTEFHQRAGIDMAGTSSLLWLEVDDVVRETMADVAKGKVVIIPGLQYKALTAGSRVVPRNLVRALTKVVGKGRGRT